Proteins encoded together in one Deinococcus irradiatisoli window:
- the gatC gene encoding Asp-tRNA(Asn)/Glu-tRNA(Gln) amidotransferase subunit GatC: protein MIEAAEMRHLLNLSRLDVETGEAEQLRGELNAILGYFEQLQAVDTAGVEEMQRPVALVNVMRDDRPGEMLPISALEQLAPQMQGGFIKVPRTVDAE, encoded by the coding sequence ATGATTGAAGCGGCAGAAATGCGCCACCTGTTGAATCTGTCCCGGTTGGATGTGGAAACGGGCGAAGCCGAGCAACTGCGCGGCGAACTCAACGCCATTCTCGGCTACTTTGAGCAGCTTCAGGCGGTGGACACCGCCGGAGTCGAGGAAATGCAGCGCCCGGTGGCCCTGGTCAACGTGATGCGCGACGACCGGCCCGGCGAGATGCTGCCCATCAGCGCGCTGGAACAACTGGCGCCGCAGATGCAGGGCGGCTTCATCAAGGTGCCGCGCACCGTGGACGCCGAGTAA
- a CDS encoding fimbria/pilus periplasmic chaperone, giving the protein MTINPAQRLSTQTQFTNNGATVQQFTVKVVSWTMQDSQNVYAPSRDLIVNPSSFSIKPGETQVIRIGLLKKPGAAELAYRVLVTQVPTEETPTTSQTVNGVTVTVKKVVSFGLAVYVTGANAAPSMSYQAARDGNDLLIHMTNTGNRHQLYNAVTFKADDRSQTLPSYAVLTGVTYTARLKDWGNVRGPLNLSFVDVDGKTKNETLALP; this is encoded by the coding sequence ATGACCATCAACCCAGCGCAGCGACTCAGCACGCAAACCCAATTCACCAACAATGGTGCAACCGTTCAGCAGTTTACCGTGAAAGTGGTGAGCTGGACAATGCAGGATAGCCAGAATGTCTACGCTCCGTCGCGTGACCTGATTGTCAACCCTTCATCCTTCAGCATCAAACCCGGCGAAACCCAGGTGATTCGTATCGGGCTGTTGAAAAAGCCAGGAGCCGCAGAACTTGCTTATCGTGTCCTGGTCACACAGGTCCCAACCGAAGAGACACCAACCACCTCTCAGACGGTAAATGGGGTCACAGTGACTGTTAAAAAGGTGGTTTCCTTTGGACTGGCCGTCTACGTCACTGGTGCAAATGCCGCGCCCAGCATGAGCTACCAAGCTGCACGTGACGGTAATGATCTGCTCATCCACATGACCAATACAGGAAATCGCCACCAGCTCTACAATGCGGTCACGTTTAAAGCCGATGATCGTAGCCAGACCTTGCCTTCCTACGCCGTCCTAACCGGCGTAACCTACACGGCTCGGCTTAAAGACTGGGGCAACGTGCGCGGGCCGCTAAACCTCAGCTTCGTTGATGTCGACGGGAAAACCAAAAATGAGACATTGGCGCTGCCGTAG
- a CDS encoding VOC family protein has translation MDAALDHLVVAARTLEEGAAWLKERLGVPLSPGGEHVEFGTHNRLLSLGAAYLEVIAVNPQASAPSRPRWFGIDTPAVRRRLEGGPALLHWVARTPAAPLPTQGEALALTRGRYAWTLTVPPDGSLPAGGVVPSLIAWRGESPAAALPDRGVRLRSLILRTPRPGDLNAALERLSLLGLVEAGAVSVEEAAAPSLECWLETPGGEVRLG, from the coding sequence ATGGACGCGGCCCTCGATCACCTGGTGGTGGCGGCGCGCACCTTGGAGGAAGGGGCCGCCTGGCTCAAGGAGCGCCTGGGCGTGCCGCTCTCGCCGGGCGGCGAGCACGTCGAGTTCGGCACCCACAACCGCCTGCTGTCCTTGGGAGCCGCCTACCTGGAAGTCATCGCGGTCAATCCCCAGGCGTCTGCCCCAAGCCGCCCGCGCTGGTTCGGCATCGACACGCCCGCCGTGCGTCGGCGGCTGGAGGGTGGCCCGGCGCTCCTTCACTGGGTGGCCCGCACGCCTGCCGCGCCGCTGCCCACCCAGGGTGAGGCGTTGGCGCTGACACGGGGCCGCTACGCCTGGACCCTGACGGTGCCGCCCGACGGTTCGCTGCCCGCTGGAGGCGTGGTGCCCAGCTTGATCGCTTGGCGGGGCGAGTCGCCGGCCGCCGCGCTGCCGGACAGGGGCGTGCGGCTGCGAAGCCTGATTCTCCGCACCCCCCGACCCGGCGATTTGAACGCGGCGCTGGAACGCCTGTCGCTGCTCGGGCTGGTGGAAGCGGGGGCAGTGAGTGTCGAAGAAGCGGCCGCGCCCAGCCTGGAGTGCTGGCTGGAAACGCCGGGCGGCGAAGTCCGGCTGGGTTAA
- a CDS encoding NADPH:quinone oxidoreductase family protein: MKAIQCTHLGPPDDLELATLPDLVAGPGEVVIEVHAAPLNFPDVLMIQGKYQLRPELPFIPGAEVAGLVTAVGEGVSHLQVGDRVASFVQLGGFAEQVKAPASATFPLPDGLDFAEGAALPLAYGTSAHALLDRAELKPGQTLLVLGAAGGVGLAAVQIAKALGARVIAAASSDEKLELCRQSGADDTINYAAEDLRARLKALTGGQGPDVIYDPVGGSLAEPAFRSIAWGGKYLVVGFAEGDIPALPLNLPLLKGASVMGVFWGEFARRDPKKNFANLRQLLGWMQEGKIRPHISARYPLADVPQALKDMAGRKVTGKAVIEPQR; encoded by the coding sequence ATGAAGGCCATTCAATGCACCCACCTCGGCCCGCCCGACGACCTCGAACTCGCCACCCTGCCGGACCTGGTGGCCGGCCCCGGCGAGGTGGTCATCGAAGTTCACGCCGCGCCGCTGAACTTTCCCGACGTGCTGATGATTCAGGGCAAGTACCAGCTGCGCCCCGAGCTGCCCTTCATCCCCGGCGCGGAAGTGGCCGGGCTGGTCACGGCGGTGGGGGAGGGCGTGTCGCACCTCCAGGTAGGCGACCGGGTAGCCTCGTTCGTGCAGCTCGGCGGCTTTGCCGAGCAGGTCAAGGCGCCAGCCAGCGCCACCTTTCCCCTGCCGGACGGCCTGGACTTCGCCGAGGGCGCGGCCCTGCCGCTGGCCTACGGCACCTCGGCCCACGCCCTGCTCGACCGGGCCGAGCTGAAACCCGGCCAGACGCTGCTGGTGCTGGGTGCGGCGGGCGGGGTGGGCTTGGCCGCCGTGCAGATCGCCAAGGCGCTGGGCGCGCGGGTCATCGCGGCGGCGTCGAGCGACGAGAAGCTGGAGCTGTGCCGCCAGAGCGGGGCCGACGACACCATCAACTACGCGGCCGAGGACCTGCGGGCGCGGCTCAAGGCCCTCACCGGCGGCCAAGGCCCCGACGTGATCTACGACCCGGTGGGCGGCTCGCTGGCCGAACCGGCCTTTCGCAGCATCGCCTGGGGCGGCAAGTACCTGGTGGTCGGTTTCGCCGAGGGCGACATTCCGGCGTTGCCGCTCAACCTGCCGCTGCTCAAGGGGGCCTCGGTGATGGGCGTGTTCTGGGGCGAGTTCGCCCGGCGCGATCCCAAAAAGAACTTCGCCAATCTGCGTCAGCTGTTGGGCTGGATGCAGGAAGGGAAGATCAGGCCGCACATCTCGGCGCGCTATCCGCTCGCGGACGTGCCGCAGGCCTTGAAGGACATGGCCGGGCGCAAAGTCACCGGCAAAGCGGTGATCGAGCCGCAGCGCTGA
- a CDS encoding aminotransferase class I/II-fold pyridoxal phosphate-dependent enzyme — MTVRDLPSREAYDALKAQNLKLNMQRGQPSDADFDLSNGLLGILGEHDYLAGKLDTRNYPGGVQGLPEARELFGEYLDVPAAQVLVWNNASLELQAFALTTALLHGLRGSPELWVRLAGKPKMIVTVPGYDRHFLLLETLGFELLSVEMQDDGPDLDAVERLAADATVKGMLFVPTYSNPGGETVSAEKARRLAGLKAAAPDFTIFADDAYRVHHLFENDRHEAVNLIRLCAEAGHPDRAVVFASTSKITFAGAGLGFMASSEANVAYFSKFLSAQSIGPNKVEQLRHVRFLRQYPGGVEGLMRRHAELLAPKFQAVHEVLSQELGENGEYATWKTPKGGYFVSLDTALPVASRVVQLAEDAGVSLTPAGATYPGGHDPHDRNIRLSPSRPPADEVRAAMRAVATCIKLASEEYRAQQPGSAQ; from the coding sequence ATGACTGTCCGCGATCTGCCGAGCCGTGAAGCGTACGACGCCCTCAAAGCCCAGAACCTCAAACTCAACATGCAGCGCGGGCAGCCCAGCGACGCCGATTTCGACCTCAGCAACGGTCTGCTGGGCATCCTGGGCGAGCACGACTACCTGGCCGGCAAGCTCGACACCCGCAACTACCCCGGCGGCGTGCAGGGCTTGCCGGAAGCGCGTGAACTGTTCGGCGAGTACCTGGACGTGCCGGCCGCGCAGGTACTCGTCTGGAACAACGCCAGCCTGGAACTGCAGGCTTTCGCGCTGACCACCGCCCTACTGCACGGGCTGAGGGGCAGCCCCGAGCTGTGGGTGCGGCTGGCCGGCAAACCCAAGATGATCGTGACGGTGCCGGGCTACGACCGTCACTTTCTGCTGCTTGAGACGCTGGGGTTCGAACTGCTCAGCGTGGAGATGCAGGACGACGGTCCCGACCTGGACGCGGTGGAGCGCCTCGCGGCCGACGCGACGGTCAAGGGGATGTTGTTCGTGCCGACCTACAGCAACCCCGGCGGCGAGACAGTCAGCGCCGAGAAAGCGCGGCGGCTGGCGGGCCTCAAGGCGGCCGCACCGGACTTCACCATTTTCGCCGACGACGCTTACCGGGTGCACCACCTGTTCGAGAACGACCGCCACGAAGCGGTGAACCTGATCCGCTTGTGCGCCGAGGCGGGCCACCCCGACCGGGCCGTCGTGTTCGCCTCGACCAGCAAGATCACCTTCGCCGGAGCGGGGCTGGGCTTCATGGCGAGCAGCGAGGCCAACGTCGCCTACTTCTCGAAATTTCTCAGCGCCCAGAGCATCGGACCGAACAAGGTCGAGCAGCTGCGCCACGTCCGCTTCCTGCGGCAGTATCCCGGCGGCGTGGAGGGCTTGATGCGCCGGCACGCCGAATTGCTGGCCCCCAAATTTCAGGCGGTTCACGAGGTGCTGAGTCAGGAATTGGGCGAGAACGGCGAGTACGCCACCTGGAAAACGCCCAAGGGCGGCTACTTCGTCAGCCTCGACACGGCGCTGCCGGTGGCCAGCCGGGTGGTGCAGCTCGCCGAGGACGCCGGCGTGAGCCTGACCCCGGCCGGGGCCACCTATCCCGGCGGACACGACCCGCACGACCGCAACATCCGCCTCTCGCCCAGCCGCCCGCCCGCCGACGAGGTGCGGGCGGCGATGCGGGCGGTGGCGACCTGCATCAAGCTGGCGAGCGAGGAGTACCGCGCCCAGCAGCCGGGCAGCGCCCAGTAA
- a CDS encoding histidine phosphatase family protein translates to MSQLLLIRHGQATPFEADTDQLSPLGEAQARVVGRALRAEGLAVTHVLHGPLVRQRRTALIAAEGSGWPAPRQDARLAEYDGDGLLRHLAPLLAAQDADFARLAQRYEAEKTGEQRNKHLQAVLEPLTAAYLRGELRHPELEPWADFRTRVRAALGEVLRLSGATVLAFTSGGVIGSVVAGVLDAPPETALSLNWRIKNASITRLTYGGGRISLNTFNETAHLPADLRSWR, encoded by the coding sequence TTGAGTCAACTCCTGCTGATCCGTCACGGGCAAGCCACGCCCTTCGAAGCCGACACCGACCAGCTCAGCCCGCTCGGTGAAGCGCAGGCCCGCGTGGTGGGGCGGGCGCTGCGGGCCGAAGGGCTGGCGGTCACCCACGTGCTGCACGGCCCGCTGGTGCGGCAACGGCGCACGGCCCTGATCGCTGCCGAGGGGTCCGGCTGGCCCGCGCCCCGCCAGGACGCCCGCCTCGCCGAGTACGACGGTGACGGCCTGCTGCGCCACCTCGCGCCGCTGCTCGCGGCCCAGGACGCCGACTTTGCCCGCCTCGCTCAGCGCTACGAGGCCGAGAAGACAGGGGAACAGCGAAACAAGCACCTCCAGGCCGTGCTCGAACCGCTGACCGCCGCTTACCTACGCGGCGAGCTGCGGCATCCGGAACTCGAACCGTGGGCCGACTTTCGGACCAGGGTGCGGGCCGCGCTCGGCGAGGTGCTGCGGCTTTCCGGCGCGACAGTGCTGGCCTTCACCTCCGGCGGCGTGATCGGCAGCGTGGTCGCCGGGGTGCTCGACGCGCCGCCCGAAACGGCCCTCAGCCTCAACTGGCGCATCAAGAACGCTTCCATCACCCGCCTGACCTACGGAGGCGGCCGCATCAGCCTCAACACCTTCAACGAAACCGCCCACCTGCCCGCCGACCTGCGAAGCTGGCGCTAG
- the serS gene encoding serine--tRNA ligase — protein MLDLKFIRDNPGLVKHAIQVKRVQLDLDELLRVDRELLELRQRVEALQAERNANAKAVPKAAKEDKPLLIEKGKALGEELRELDPALRAHEDALRQLLLRVPNLPLPGVPEGKDDSDNVELRREGTPPSFSFTPLDHVALLEQHGWADPERVARVSGSRSYLLKGEAALLEQAILTFALTFLSERGFTPLSTTALVRPETLVATGHFPGGEDQVYKIEGEELMLAGTAEVPVNSLYAGEILPLEELPLSIAAISGAFRSEAGSAGRDVRGLMRVHEFRKVEQYVICKADQQEALKWFETLLANAEGILRALELPYRVVQNCTGDMGAGKALMYDIETWVPSEQLYRETHSCSYLGDWQARRTGLRYRDEDGKPQFAHTLNNTGIAVPRVLVPFLENHQQEGGRIRIPEALRPFLGGKAFIG, from the coding sequence ATGCTCGACCTCAAATTCATCCGGGACAATCCCGGCCTCGTCAAACACGCCATTCAGGTCAAACGCGTCCAGCTCGACCTCGACGAACTGCTGCGGGTGGACCGCGAACTGCTCGAACTGCGCCAGCGCGTCGAGGCGCTGCAGGCCGAGCGCAATGCCAACGCCAAGGCGGTGCCGAAAGCCGCCAAGGAAGACAAACCGCTCTTGATCGAGAAAGGCAAGGCGCTGGGCGAGGAACTGCGCGAACTCGACCCGGCACTGCGTGCCCATGAGGACGCCCTGCGGCAACTGCTGCTGCGGGTGCCGAACCTCCCGCTGCCGGGCGTCCCGGAAGGCAAGGACGACAGCGACAACGTGGAACTGCGCCGCGAGGGCACGCCGCCCAGCTTTTCGTTCACGCCGCTCGACCATGTGGCGCTGCTCGAGCAGCACGGCTGGGCCGACCCTGAGCGGGTGGCCCGCGTGTCGGGCAGCCGCAGCTACCTGCTGAAAGGCGAGGCGGCGCTGCTGGAACAGGCCATCCTCACCTTCGCTCTGACCTTTCTCTCGGAACGGGGCTTCACGCCGCTCTCGACCACCGCGCTGGTGCGGCCCGAAACCCTGGTGGCGACCGGGCACTTTCCCGGCGGCGAGGACCAGGTCTACAAGATCGAGGGCGAGGAGCTGATGCTGGCCGGCACCGCCGAAGTGCCGGTCAACAGCTTGTATGCCGGCGAGATTCTGCCCTTGGAGGAATTGCCGCTGAGCATCGCCGCCATCTCCGGGGCGTTTCGCAGCGAGGCCGGCTCGGCGGGGCGCGACGTGCGCGGGCTGATGCGCGTTCACGAGTTTCGCAAGGTCGAGCAGTACGTGATCTGCAAGGCCGACCAGCAGGAAGCGCTGAAGTGGTTCGAGACGCTGCTCGCCAACGCCGAGGGCATCCTCAGGGCGCTGGAACTGCCGTACCGGGTGGTGCAGAACTGCACCGGCGACATGGGCGCGGGCAAGGCGCTGATGTACGACATCGAAACCTGGGTGCCGTCCGAGCAGCTTTACCGCGAAACCCATTCGTGCAGCTACCTGGGCGACTGGCAGGCGCGCCGCACGGGCCTGCGTTACCGCGACGAGGACGGCAAGCCGCAGTTCGCCCATACCCTCAACAACACCGGCATCGCCGTGCCGCGCGTGCTGGTACCGTTTCTGGAAAACCACCAGCAGGAAGGCGGGCGCATCCGGATTCCCGAAGCGCTGCGGCCCTTCCTGGGCGGCAAGGCGTTTATCGGGTAA
- the dnaG gene encoding DNA primase, whose protein sequence is MVGQYVRLTPAGKGRLKGLCPFHNEKTPSFQVDTEQGYYYCFGCKAGGDLFSFVQRTENLSFGDALRKLAEQAGVTVETRYGERSSRDIYDVNAFALEYFRQHLPGPGLEYFHRRGLTEETIARFELGYAPDGWDGLLSSARSRGLSDRQLLEAGLLSENTQTGRVYDRFRGRVMFPIRDHLGRLVGFGGRVLGDEKPKYLNTPETEAFKKGELLYGLNFARSAAQGGGELIVVEGYMDVIALHQAGFDTAAATLGTALTAEHATLLSRLEVQRLALMFDRDEAGLKATLSGLDQVVGSKLRVRATRLPSGKDPADAVMAGELHAVRQALAGGLDEVHYRVEAAVQKYGVATSDAKRRILMELLPRMQNLDPFDESAREMRRLACEPLGLKPEALQDWIANKAKRKTLTDTHLAGMSSSPQGDHELALLRQILLAPSLLAKLDGQTPWHNETVKKVLLAARGARSSEEILEVFRGQPEEQLLIRLMFEGRDPRAHSRAATEQFEQKVGAYAAAAVDDIQAGLSIESMRAEKEALAQQMVQASAEEKRALLVQISELQRAIEAEKRARRMQA, encoded by the coding sequence GTGGTCGGCCAGTACGTGCGCCTCACCCCGGCCGGTAAGGGCCGCCTCAAGGGGCTGTGCCCGTTTCACAACGAAAAGACCCCCAGTTTCCAGGTCGACACCGAGCAGGGTTACTACTACTGCTTCGGCTGCAAGGCCGGCGGCGACCTGTTCTCGTTCGTGCAGCGCACCGAGAACCTGAGCTTTGGCGACGCCCTGCGCAAGCTGGCCGAGCAGGCCGGCGTCACGGTGGAAACGCGCTACGGCGAGCGCAGCAGCCGCGACATCTACGACGTGAACGCCTTCGCGCTGGAGTACTTCCGTCAGCACCTGCCGGGGCCGGGCCTGGAGTACTTTCACCGCCGGGGCCTGACCGAGGAAACCATCGCCAGGTTCGAACTCGGCTACGCGCCCGACGGCTGGGACGGTCTCCTGAGTTCGGCACGCAGCCGGGGGCTGAGTGACCGCCAACTGCTCGAAGCGGGCCTGCTTTCTGAGAACACCCAGACCGGGCGGGTCTACGACCGCTTCCGGGGCCGGGTGATGTTCCCGATCCGCGATCACCTCGGCCGGCTGGTGGGCTTCGGGGGCCGGGTGCTCGGCGACGAGAAACCCAAGTACCTCAACACCCCGGAAACCGAGGCCTTCAAGAAAGGCGAACTGCTCTACGGCCTGAACTTCGCCCGCAGCGCGGCCCAGGGCGGCGGCGAGCTGATCGTGGTGGAAGGCTACATGGACGTGATCGCCCTGCACCAGGCCGGGTTCGACACGGCGGCGGCGACCCTGGGCACGGCGCTGACCGCCGAGCACGCCACCCTGCTCTCGCGCCTCGAAGTGCAGCGGCTGGCCCTGATGTTCGACCGCGACGAGGCGGGCCTGAAAGCCACCTTATCTGGGCTCGATCAGGTGGTGGGCAGCAAGCTGAGGGTGCGCGCCACCCGGCTGCCGAGCGGCAAGGACCCGGCCGACGCGGTGATGGCCGGAGAACTGCACGCCGTTCGGCAGGCGCTGGCCGGCGGCCTCGACGAAGTGCATTACCGGGTGGAGGCGGCGGTGCAGAAATACGGCGTGGCGACTTCCGACGCCAAGCGGCGCATCCTGATGGAACTCTTGCCGCGCATGCAAAACCTCGACCCCTTCGACGAAAGTGCCCGCGAGATGCGCCGGCTGGCCTGCGAACCGCTGGGCCTCAAGCCCGAGGCGCTGCAGGACTGGATCGCCAACAAAGCCAAGCGCAAGACCCTCACCGACACCCACCTGGCGGGCATGTCCAGCAGCCCGCAGGGCGACCACGAGCTCGCGCTGCTGCGCCAGATTCTGCTGGCGCCGTCGCTGCTCGCCAAGCTCGACGGGCAGACGCCCTGGCACAACGAAACCGTCAAGAAGGTGCTGCTGGCCGCGCGCGGCGCGAGGAGCAGCGAGGAGATACTGGAAGTCTTCCGGGGCCAGCCCGAGGAGCAACTCCTGATCCGGCTGATGTTCGAGGGCCGCGATCCACGCGCCCACAGCCGCGCGGCCACCGAGCAGTTCGAGCAGAAGGTGGGCGCCTACGCCGCCGCCGCCGTGGACGACATTCAGGCGGGGCTGAGCATCGAATCGATGCGCGCCGAGAAGGAAGCGCTGGCGCAGCAGATGGTGCAGGCCAGCGCCGAGGAAAAGCGGGCGCTGCTGGTGCAGATTTCCGAACTGCAGCGGGCCATCGAAGCCGAGAAGCGGGCGCGGAGGATGCAGGCTTAA
- a CDS encoding NAD(P)/FAD-dependent oxidoreductase, which translates to MDVIVIGAGLAGLTAARTLRRAGKRVRVLEASPQVGGRVRSREVEGFTLDVGYQVLFEAYPAAQRQLDFAALDLVSIPPSAAIRLGTREELLGDPRRDPGVLPGLLSARSLTLKDRLLFGQLVASVLLAPPHSLLTGPDEPTRMYLERLGFSPTVLTHFFAPFFGGIFLKRDLSTSARLFRYYLRMLLSGRVSLPRRGMSAISEQLASGSDITLNARVLHLAPHRRGVSVITSLGELEAEQVIVATDAPSAAHLLGEDVSRGSVGSTYLYYASRAALDDQHRLMLNPRPGLINNVQWLSWLLPERAPEGQHLLTVTVLGQPDLDDPGLDTAVRAELATWYGAGASQLRTLAVERIPYAQYPQPPGYAAHLPGHATHLPGVLLAGEITSMSGIQGALESGEKAAAIVLGDLAVMSRPRGA; encoded by the coding sequence ATGGACGTGATTGTCATTGGTGCGGGTCTCGCCGGACTCACCGCTGCCCGCACGCTGCGGCGAGCCGGCAAGCGGGTGCGGGTGCTGGAGGCCTCGCCCCAGGTGGGCGGTCGGGTGCGCTCGCGCGAGGTGGAGGGCTTTACCCTCGACGTCGGGTATCAGGTGTTGTTCGAAGCCTATCCGGCGGCACAGCGCCAGCTCGACTTCGCGGCCCTCGATCTGGTGAGTATTCCGCCCTCGGCGGCGATCCGACTCGGCACGCGTGAAGAACTGCTGGGTGATCCCCGCCGCGACCCCGGCGTGCTGCCGGGCCTACTCAGCGCCCGCAGCCTGACCCTCAAGGACCGCCTGCTCTTCGGGCAGCTGGTGGCCTCGGTGCTGCTGGCCCCACCCCACAGCCTGCTGACCGGCCCAGACGAACCGACAAGGATGTACCTAGAGCGCCTGGGTTTTTCGCCAACGGTCCTCACGCACTTCTTCGCGCCGTTTTTCGGGGGCATCTTCCTCAAGCGCGACCTCTCCACCAGCGCGCGGCTGTTTCGCTACTACCTGCGGATGCTGCTGTCGGGCCGTGTCAGCCTGCCCCGGCGCGGTATGTCGGCCATCAGCGAGCAGCTCGCTTCGGGCAGCGACATCACCCTCAACGCCCGCGTGCTGCACCTCGCGCCGCACCGCCGGGGGGTGAGCGTCATCACCTCGCTGGGCGAACTCGAGGCCGAGCAGGTGATCGTCGCCACCGACGCTCCCAGCGCCGCCCACCTGCTCGGAGAGGACGTGTCGCGCGGCAGTGTGGGCAGCACCTACCTGTACTACGCCAGCCGCGCCGCGCTGGACGACCAGCACCGCCTCATGCTCAACCCCCGCCCGGGGCTGATCAACAATGTCCAGTGGCTCAGCTGGCTGCTGCCGGAGCGCGCTCCCGAAGGCCAGCACCTGCTGACCGTGACGGTGCTGGGCCAGCCAGACCTAGACGACCCCGGTCTGGACACGGCGGTGCGCGCCGAACTGGCGACCTGGTACGGCGCGGGCGCTTCGCAGTTGCGGACCCTGGCGGTGGAGCGCATTCCCTACGCCCAGTACCCGCAGCCGCCCGGCTACGCCGCCCACCTGCCGGGCCACGCCACCCACCTGCCGGGGGTGCTGCTGGCCGGTGAGATCACGTCGATGAGCGGCATCCAGGGCGCGCTGGAAAGCGGCGAGAAGGCGGCGGCCATCGTGCTGGGCGACCTGGCCGTGATGAGCCGGCCGCGCGGCGCGTGA
- a CDS encoding EamA family transporter, whose product MNPALLGLMSALTYGVGDFLAGLASRHDSPLRVVALSHPLAAAAMALTALMLGQPLPPSADLWWGAAAGAVGLVAVLAFYKALAVGPMGAVSVGAGALSAAVPVAVGVLGGEALGALGWLGAGLVLVGTALLSFAPSKGGSTGGNGVALGLLAGLGFGLFFVLLGQARTPSGTLWTLAAARTASSLIVLPLAALLVGLKPQRPALILGSAPGDLLGNLFYLLSVQGGGLAIGALLTSLYPAFTTLLALSVLREKLRRTQWSGVVLALAGAALLTGK is encoded by the coding sequence ATGAATCCTGCGCTCCTGGGTCTGATGTCGGCGCTCACCTACGGGGTGGGCGATTTTCTGGCGGGGCTGGCCAGCCGCCACGATTCCCCGCTGCGGGTGGTGGCGCTCTCTCACCCGCTGGCCGCCGCCGCGATGGCCCTGACGGCGCTGATGCTGGGCCAGCCGCTGCCGCCGAGCGCCGATCTGTGGTGGGGCGCGGCGGCCGGCGCGGTGGGTCTGGTGGCGGTGCTGGCCTTTTACAAAGCGCTGGCGGTGGGGCCGATGGGCGCGGTGTCGGTGGGGGCGGGGGCGCTCTCGGCGGCGGTGCCGGTGGCGGTGGGGGTGCTGGGCGGCGAGGCGCTCGGCGCGCTCGGTTGGCTCGGCGCAGGGCTGGTGCTCGTCGGCACGGCGCTGCTGAGTTTCGCCCCCAGCAAGGGCGGCAGCACCGGCGGCAACGGGGTGGCCCTCGGCCTGCTGGCCGGACTGGGCTTCGGCTTGTTTTTCGTGCTGCTGGGACAGGCGCGCACGCCCTCCGGCACCCTCTGGACGCTGGCGGCGGCCCGCACCGCCAGTTCGCTGATCGTGCTGCCGCTGGCGGCGCTGCTGGTGGGCCTCAAGCCGCAACGCCCGGCCCTGATTCTCGGTTCGGCCCCCGGCGACCTGCTCGGCAACCTGTTTTACCTGCTCTCGGTGCAGGGCGGTGGGCTGGCGATCGGAGCGCTGCTGACCAGCCTGTACCCGGCCTTCACCACCCTGCTGGCCCTCAGCGTGCTCCGCGAAAAACTGCGGCGCACCCAGTGGAGCGGCGTGGTGCTGGCGTTGGCCGGCGCGGCGCTGTTGACGGGAAAATAG